Below is a window of bacterium DNA.
TTTAGTTGGCTTACGTCCTACCGAAGAAGTAGAACGTCAAGGACTAGATCTTTCCGAACATGGCGAAGTAGGGTATATTCAATAAAAAATAGCATTCTCACTTTGTAAGATAAAAATCGTCAGATTTTTTCTTACAAAGGCGAGGATGATAACAAAGGATAATTTATGAAAAAAATAGAAGCCATCATTAAGCCCTTTAAACTGGATGAAGTAAAAGAATCTTTAACCGGTTTAGGCATTAAAGGCATGACAATTACCGAAGTAAAAGGTTTTGGCCGTCAAAAGGGTCATACCGAACTTTACCGCGGTGCCGAATATGTGATCGACTTTTTACCCAAGGTAAAAGTGGAGCTTGTGGTAAAGGACGAAGAAGTAGCCAAAGTAGTAGAGGTTATTTCTAAAACCGCTAAAACCGATAAAATTGGCGACGGGAAAATTTTTGTTTTTCCTGTTGAAGCCGCTATTCGCATTCGTACAGGAGAAACAGGCGATAACGCTCTGTAAAAACTACCTCCTTCAAGTAAAAAAAGAAAGCCCTGGGTTCGTTTTACCCAGGGCTTTTTTATTTATTGCCTAAAAAATAGGCATCTATTTTTTAGGCAGGCCATTGCTATCTTATTAAAATTAATAGATAAAATCATAACGCAACCCGCCACATCTTGATTATCAAGGGCAAGCCTTGTGTGCCTCCTGTTTGTCCATGTAAAATTAGTTATAAATCAAAAGGTTAGTGGCACAACGCGTCACTAGCCGGGGTATCCAGAGCCGTTACACAATGACGGTGCGGGGCCCCAAGGGAGATATGTATGCACAACAAAGAAACACTTTTAAAAGCCGTTTATTACGGTGTAGCGGGTACGGTTGTAATGACCGTTTTCAGCTATTTGGCTCAAATTGTATCTATTCCTACAGCAGATTTCCACGGGATGGTATCCACTGTTCTCAACACCACGGGTGTTGGTGCGTGGATGGCCTTTTTTGGAGTAGGTGTGGTTTTAGCCTATGTGTACAACACAGCCTTTAGACATCGCCTGCCCACGCATTCATGGATGCGAGGTGCCTTTTATGGCCTGGGCGTGTTTTTTGTGATGCAGCTTGTTGTGATGCCCATCTTTGGTATGGGTTTCTTTTCAGGCTCGGTCACCACAACCGTGGGCATGATTGTAGGCATGTGTGTCTACGGTGCCACAGTAGGCTATTTGTACGAACAAAGATAAATAACAACTTAAGTGTTGTTAAAAAAGGGCACCTATGGTGCCCTTTTTTATTACGCTGATACTTTTTTTGTTTTTTTGGCCTGCGCTTCGGCAATTTTGTAAAAGCCTGGATTTGTTTTAATTACACTTTTTACTTTTTCGGCACGGGCAGCCCAAGCCGAAATATTTTTGTGGGCCGATAAATCAATGTTTAATTGAGGCATCATATTCAGCACTGTGTGTACATAGGCGGCATCGGCTAATCCAAAGTTTTCGCCGGCCATATAAGTGGTGCCTTCAATTTGTTTGTTAACCCATGCCAAACTTTTTTGAACGCTTTTAAAAGCGCGTGATACAGCGGCCTCGTTACGTGAGGCCGGTTTTTTATGAAAGTACTCGCTCCACAAAATTTGAATTTCGGGAGAAATAAAACGATCGTGAACTTTTTCTAAAAGTAAACCGTGGGCTCTTAAAAGTCCGTCTTCCGAATGAATAGGCGGATCTGGTTGTAAATAATCTAAATAAGCACAAATAACCGATGCCTCAAATAAAGTGCGACCACCATCTACCAAAACCGGTAATTGGCCAAACGGGTTCATGGCCAGAAAGCTTTCTTTTTTGTGCTCTTCTAAATCGATATCTACTTTAACAGCGTTGTGTTTTATTCCCTTTTTTTCCAGCACAATTTGTACACGGCGCGAAAAGGGACAGTAAGGGTAATAATAAAGGTCCATTTTATCCTCGCGAAACTATTTCAAACTTTTCAATGGGAAACGCTTCTATTGTTTCTATATTGATACGTTTACTAATCTTTTTTTCTAGCGCATCTAATCGTTCGCGTGATTCGTTAAACAGTACTTGAGCCAC
It encodes the following:
- a CDS encoding P-II family nitrogen regulator: MKKIEAIIKPFKLDEVKESLTGLGIKGMTITEVKGFGRQKGHTELYRGAEYVIDFLPKVKVELVVKDEEVAKVVEVISKTAKTDKIGDGKIFVFPVEAAIRIRTGETGDNAL
- a CDS encoding glutathione S-transferase family protein, with the protein product MDLYYYPYCPFSRRVQIVLEKKGIKHNAVKVDIDLEEHKKESFLAMNPFGQLPVLVDGGRTLFEASVICAYLDYLQPDPPIHSEDGLLRAHGLLLEKVHDRFISPEIQILWSEYFHKKPASRNEAAVSRAFKSVQKSLAWVNKQIEGTTYMAGENFGLADAAYVHTVLNMMPQLNIDLSAHKNISAWAARAEKVKSVIKTNPGFYKIAEAQAKKTKKVSA